One segment of Leptotrichia sp. oral taxon 215 str. W9775 DNA contains the following:
- a CDS encoding S41 family peptidase, producing MKKNKLLRAIFGLILVSVPLFCATTIIKTARNDKNESAGYTKDTTELNRIVDVINIIENRFVGKEETPSKEELYKGAVAGVINKLNDPYSEYLSKEDLEHFAEDMDGEYVGVGMTINKKKGEALEVVSPFIGSPAEKVGIKIGDRITKVDDKDILPLTAADTVKLLKGKEGTKVNVEIVRSGKKEPLKFTMTRAKIKLEMVESKMLDNNIGYVSLLRFGNHVGEEVQKAIKDLQAKGMKGLILDLRLNPGGSLQEAQDISSLLVKENLIVSLKYKNGQERKYNRTLSNMGDFPLVVLINKGSASASEIVTGAIKDYKRGTIIGEKTFGKGIVQQVIPLKTNDAIKLTIAQYFTPKGNYIHEKGIEPDIKVEMEELLALKGYANDSAEARKNREKEIEEILVKDKGAEEAKKIIAAGDVQLKRAIEEMNKKLKTVKK from the coding sequence ATGAAAAAAAATAAGTTACTTCGTGCAATTTTTGGACTTATACTGGTAAGTGTACCTTTGTTTTGTGCTACAACTATAATAAAAACTGCCAGAAATGACAAAAATGAAAGTGCAGGATATACAAAAGATACGACAGAGCTAAATAGAATAGTGGATGTCATTAACATAATTGAGAACAGATTTGTAGGTAAGGAGGAAACTCCAAGCAAGGAAGAACTTTATAAAGGAGCTGTTGCAGGAGTTATAAATAAATTAAATGATCCTTATTCAGAATATCTGTCAAAGGAAGATCTTGAGCATTTTGCTGAAGATATGGACGGAGAATATGTAGGAGTAGGAATGACTATAAATAAGAAAAAAGGGGAAGCACTGGAAGTTGTTTCACCATTTATAGGAAGTCCTGCGGAAAAAGTTGGAATAAAAATTGGAGACAGAATAACAAAAGTCGATGATAAGGATATACTTCCACTGACAGCTGCAGATACTGTAAAACTGTTAAAAGGGAAAGAAGGAACAAAAGTAAATGTTGAAATTGTCAGAAGTGGAAAAAAAGAACCATTGAAATTTACTATGACAAGGGCAAAAATAAAGCTGGAAATGGTTGAAAGCAAAATGCTTGATAACAATATAGGATATGTGAGCCTTTTAAGATTTGGAAATCATGTCGGAGAAGAAGTACAGAAGGCTATAAAAGATTTACAGGCTAAAGGAATGAAAGGGTTAATCCTTGACCTGAGACTTAATCCAGGAGGTTCATTGCAGGAAGCGCAGGATATATCATCTCTTCTTGTAAAGGAAAACTTGATCGTTTCCCTAAAATATAAAAACGGACAGGAAAGAAAATATAACAGAACATTAAGCAATATGGGAGATTTTCCATTGGTAGTACTTATAAATAAAGGAAGTGCTTCAGCTTCAGAAATCGTTACAGGAGCTATAAAGGATTATAAAAGAGGTACAATTATAGGAGAAAAAACATTTGGAAAAGGAATAGTGCAGCAGGTAATACCTCTGAAAACAAATGATGCAATAAAACTGACAATAGCACAGTACTTTACACCAAAAGGTAACTATATACATGAAAAAGGTATTGAACCTGATATAAAGGTTGAAATGGAAGAACTTCTGGCATTGAAGGGATATGCAAATGATTCTGCAGAAGCAAGAAAAAACAGGGAAAAGGAAATAGAGGAAATACTTGTTAAGGATAAGGGTGCAGAAGAAGCAAAAAAAATAATTGCAGCAGGAGATGTACAGTTAAAAAGAGCAATTGAAGAAATGAATAAAAAACTGAAAACTGTAAAAAAATAG
- the ylqF gene encoding ribosome biogenesis GTPase YlqF — MNINWYPGHMKKTKELITENLKIIDLVIEILDARIPFSSKNPDISKLAKNKQKITVLNKVDLVDSKELKKWQDYFLENNISDYFVALSVEKGTNFNELRKITDKIYADKLEKMKKKGLRKTEVRAMIVGIPNVGKSKFINKFVNKNKARVGNTPGFTKGKQWIKIDDKLELLDTPGVLWPKFEDDYVAYNLAITGSIKDNVLPLEEVAVKFLEKLKSLDKIEEIIRAYNLEDFTTKEEIYNMENHKILEILEKRLGVSKNDEHNYEVISRRILKDYRIGKIGKFFLEFPETE; from the coding sequence ATGAATATAAACTGGTATCCCGGCCATATGAAAAAAACAAAGGAACTGATAACTGAAAATTTAAAAATAATAGACCTGGTAATAGAAATACTGGATGCCAGAATACCCTTTTCAAGTAAAAATCCTGATATTTCAAAGCTGGCTAAGAACAAGCAGAAAATAACAGTTTTAAATAAAGTGGATTTGGTAGACAGCAAAGAGCTGAAAAAGTGGCAGGACTATTTTCTTGAAAATAATATTTCAGATTATTTTGTTGCCTTGAGTGTTGAAAAAGGAACAAATTTTAATGAATTAAGAAAAATAACTGATAAAATATACGCCGATAAGCTGGAGAAAATGAAGAAGAAAGGCTTAAGGAAAACAGAAGTAAGGGCAATGATAGTTGGAATTCCAAATGTTGGAAAATCCAAGTTTATAAATAAGTTTGTAAACAAGAATAAAGCCAGAGTTGGAAATACACCAGGGTTTACAAAAGGGAAACAATGGATAAAAATAGATGACAAACTGGAACTGCTCGATACTCCGGGAGTATTATGGCCAAAATTTGAAGATGACTATGTGGCATATAATCTTGCTATAACAGGCTCTATAAAGGATAATGTCCTGCCTCTTGAAGAAGTGGCGGTAAAATTCCTTGAAAAGTTGAAAAGTCTGGATAAAATTGAAGAAATTATTAGGGCATATAATCTGGAAGACTTTACAACTAAAGAAGAAATATACAATATGGAAAATCATAAAATTCTGGAAATTCTGGAAAAAAGACTTGGAGTTTCAAAAAATGATGAACATAACTATGAAGTGATTTCCAGAAGAATTTTAAAAGATTACAGAATTGGGAAAATAGGAAAATTTTTTCTGGAATTTCCTGAAACCGAGTAA
- the rsmI gene encoding 16S rRNA (cytidine(1402)-2'-O)-methyltransferase: protein MFYVVGTPIGNLEDITFRAIRILKEVDYIFAEDTRVTKRLLDHYEIEKRVYQYHEHNKLHQIENILSLLEDDKNIALVTDAGTPCISDPGFELVNEILKRDIKVAGIPGASSIVTGASISGLDMRRMAYEGFLPKKKGRQTLFNKLQSEERTIVILESPNRILKTLKDIREYLGERYVVITRELTKIYEEIIRGDVSEIIEKLEKKPIKGEIVLFIRAKDDDGIYFKNKKGEIE from the coding sequence ATGTTTTATGTAGTTGGTACACCGATAGGAAATCTGGAGGATATAACTTTCAGGGCTATCAGAATTTTAAAGGAAGTAGATTATATATTTGCTGAGGATACAAGGGTAACAAAAAGGCTGCTTGATCACTATGAAATTGAAAAGAGGGTGTATCAGTATCATGAGCATAATAAATTACATCAGATAGAGAATATATTGAGTCTGCTGGAAGATGATAAAAATATAGCACTGGTAACAGATGCAGGAACTCCCTGTATTTCAGATCCGGGATTTGAACTGGTAAATGAAATACTGAAAAGGGATATTAAAGTAGCTGGTATTCCAGGGGCTTCCTCCATTGTTACAGGAGCAAGCATTTCAGGACTTGATATGAGAAGAATGGCATATGAAGGCTTTCTTCCAAAAAAGAAAGGGAGACAGACACTGTTTAATAAACTTCAGTCTGAAGAAAGAACTATAGTCATTCTGGAGTCTCCTAACAGAATTTTAAAAACATTGAAGGATATAAGGGAATATCTCGGAGAAAGATACGTTGTCATAACTAGGGAACTGACTAAAATATATGAAGAAATAATAAGAGGAGATGTTTCTGAAATAATTGAAAAGCTCGAGAAAAAGCCTATAAAAGGTGAAATAGTTTTATTTATAAGGGCAAAAGATGATGACGGAATATATTTTAAAAATAAAAAGGGAGAAATAGAATGA